The nucleotide sequence GCGCCCTACGGGGCATTCGCACAGGCTACCGCGACCTTGATAGCATGACCGCCGGTTTGCAGCGGTCTGACTTAATTATTCTGGCAGCTCGCCCGGCAATGGGGAAGACTACTCTGGTAACCAACTTGGCATATAACGTCGCTACTGTCGATAAACATCCGGTGCTGTTTTTCAGCCTCGAGATGAGCAAAGAACAGTTGGTTGACCGTATGCTCGCCGATGCTTCGGGAGTTGACGCCTGGAATATTCGCACCGGCAACTTAAGCGATGATGACTTCGGTAAAATATCAGAAGCCATGGGCGAAATGGCCGAGGCGCCAATTTTCATTGATGACACGCCCGGCATGACCGTCCTTGAAATGCGCACCAAGGCCCGCCGCGAAGCGCATAATCATCCGCTTGGACTAATTATTGTTGACTATCTACAGCTGATGCAACCGAGCGGTCGCAGCGACGGCAACCGCGTGCAAGAAGTGAGTGAAATCTCACGCGGCTTAAAACTGATCGCTCGCGAACTAAACGTACCGGTGATTGCCCTGTCGCAGCTCAGTCGATCGGTTGAAAGTCGCAGTCCGCAAATCCCGCAGCTCGCCGACCTGCGCGAATCAGGCTCAATCGAGCAAGACGCCGACATCGTGGCATTTATCTACCGCGAGGAGTATTACAACCCAGATACTGATCGCCAGCGCATTACCGATCTCATCATCGCGAAGCATCGTAACGGGCCCGTCGGCAAAGTGGAGCTTTACTTCCACCCAGAACGCCTGCGATTTATGTCGCTCGACAAACAACATTAGGGTATAATGAACAAAAGCCTATGAAAAAGCATGCCTTCACCGAGTTCATTTTATACCGTTATCGTTATGCCATTGGCTATGGATTGTTCGCAGTTGCGTTGATTAGTTTGCTCGCAATTGCGGGGGTAGCCATTCCCGGAATGCTCACCGAAGCCGAGATGAATAGCGCTGTTAAAAGCAGCCAATTGCAGCTCACTGCTGTCGGCTCAATCATTGACCTTCCGTATCATCTGCTGCAAAAAGCCAGCATTGCTATTTTTGGCTTAACACCAATCGGCATTAAATTACCGTCGCTGCTTTTAGCTGTTTTTTCAAGCCTGGGGCTACTCTTTCTTCTGCGGCGTTGGTTTAAGCAAAATGTGGCTGTTCTGGCTTCGATCATCGCCGTAACAGCCGGGCAATTCCTTATTATTGCCCAACATGGCACCCCGTTAATTATGCTTTTCTTTTGGCCAACTATTTTGCTGCTGCTGGCTACCTATATTTCTGCTCGGCCACGGCGCACGCTAATATGGAAGATTTGTTTCTTTGCTGCGGCTGCACTTAGTCTTTACACACCGCTTAGTCTCTACGTATTGATAGCGGTATTCTTCGCGGTTATATTCCACCCGCATCTCAGGTTTATGGTGCTCCATATGAAGCGCTGGAAACTCGGGCTCGGGGCAGCCGTGGGAATATTGCTGCTTATACCGCTTTTCTGGCGAGTGAGCCAATCGCCTGAAGAATTACTCGTTCTGCTTGGTGTTCCAGATGATGTCAGCTGGACACTGATTGGTGAAAACATCCAACAACTGTTAGGCTCCTTCTTTGGCTTTGCGCAGCCGAGCATTCAAGGGGTCGCTCTCACGCCAATTTACGGTTTTGCCACAACTAGTCTCATGCTGCTTGGCTTGTTCAAGCTTGCGGTAGATCATCACTCCGCCCGAACGTATACTATTGGGCTATGGCTGTTAATTTTAGGCGTGGTGCTTTTACTGCAGCCAGGCTATATTGCCATTACTTTTGTACCACTGCTTCTTATGCTCGCTATCGGCATCGACACGTTATTTCGCGAATGGTATGGGCTATTTCCGCGTAACCCGTACGCACGGGCGGCCGCTTTGGTGCCGCTGGTAATTCTGATATCTGGCATTGTCTTCACCGGCCTCGATAGATATATCAATAATTATAGCCATCATCCGGCGCTTGGTCAGTATTTTAGCAGTGACTTATCGCTTATCCGGCACGAGCTTAAAAAAGACCAGCCGCGTACCTTATGGGTAAGCAAAAGTGAGCAGCCTTTTTATCACATTCTGACGCGCGAATATCCAAAGCTGCAAGTTGTGACCGAAGCGCCGCTAGCCCAAGCCAGTTCTGGACTTATCGTTTCTCGGGCGGTGCATGCCGGCACTGCCATAACGACCAAGCCATCAAAAATTATTACTAATCACTTTGCCGAGCAGAATGCCCGATTCTTTGTTTACTAATTTTTTAGGTTAATATTTAAAATTACTTCGGCAATAAAACAACAGTGAAATCAGCGAAAAATGATACAATAGATAAGTATTATCAGGAGACGAATAGATGTTTGACCAAGCTAAAATGGTGATGAAATTAAAGAAGGCTCAAAAAGAGCTGTCGAAAGAGATTATTGAAGTATCTGCTGGCGACGGCGCAGTAGTGGTACAGGTAAATGGCGAATTAAAGCTCAAGAAAGTAAAAATCGACCCGGCACGGGTTGATCTTGACGATATTGGCGAGCTTGAACGCTGGATTGAAATTGCCGTTCGCGACGCTACCCAACGCGCCCAAGAGGTTGCCGCCGAAAAAATGAAGCCATTAATGGGTGGCTTGGGTAACCTAGGGCTCTAAACGAGAAATTTATAGAGTGGCTTCCTTTGCGCTCCCGCGTGCTTTAGTGCGGCTGATCGAAGATCTTGGCAAGTTGCCCGGAGTCGGCCCACGTACCGCTGAACGGTACGCTTATTACTTATTGCGCCGCGAGCCGCGAATCGCTAAAGACTTAGCCGACGCAATTGAAAAGCTTCATGGTAATGTCAAGCAGTGCCCAAAAACCTTTGCCCTAATTAACGCCGACGAAGCCATCTCACCGCTGTACACCGATGCGTCGCGCGATAAACAACTTGTCGCTGTGGTCGAAGAACCGCTTGACATCATTGCTATCGAACGCACCGGCCAGTACAAAGGCACCTATCACGTACTTGGTGGCGCAATTAGCCCGCTTGATGGCATTGGGCCAGAGCAGCTACACATTCCTGAACTCTTGCAGCGCTTAAACGACGATCAGGTAAAAGAGGTGATTCTGGCGACAAATGCCAGTGTCGAAGGGGAATCAACCGCTTTATTCTTGCAGCGACAGATCAACGAAAATGTTGAGCATATTACCATTTCCCGCCTTGCCCGCGGCATACCGGTTGGTATCGACCTTGAGTACGCCGATCAAATCACCCTCAGTCACGCCCTGGAAGGAAGGCGAAAATTATGAAAGACTCGTTTACTGCTGCTGTTACATTGATTGAAAAGGCGACACACATTGTTGTCGTACAAGCCGAAAATCCAGATGGCGACAGCCTTGGATCAAGCTTGGCTCTCGAAGAAATTTTAGGTGACCTTGGAAAAACCGTTAGCTTATATTGCCCGGTTGATATTCCAAAATATTTACGTTACGCACCCGGGTGGGACAGAGTGGGAATTGACTTTCCTTATAACGCTGACTTGACCATTATCGTTGATACTAGCAGTAAAACACTGCTGGAAAAAGCTTTGGCGCCAGAAAATCTCGGTCATATTACGGCCCATCCCGTGCTCGTGATTGACCACCATACCACCAAAAGTGACCTGCCTTTTGCCCATACCGCTATTACAGACGTCGCGGCTGTCGCCACAGGTGAGACTATCTACGACCTAGCTGCCAACGCCGGCTGGCACATCAACCCTCAGGCGGCCGAGCATATTGCCATGTCAATTTTGTCGGACAGCTTAGGCCTCACCACCGAAGGTACGACCGCTAAAAGTGTCATGGCAATCGCAAAAGTTATTGAGCTTGGCGCATCGATTAGCAACCTCGAAAACCGACGCCGCGAGTTCATGAAAAAGTCACCCGAGATTTTAGCCTACAAAGGTCGCTTACTCGAACGAATTGAGTATTATCTTGATGGTCAATTGGCTATCGTGCATATTCCCTGGGAAGAAATCTCGCAGTACAGCGATCAGTACAACCCAAGCATGCTCGTTATTGACGAAATGCGATTGGTCGAAGGCGTTCGGCTAGCCATTGCCATTAAAACCTACCCCGACGGCAAGCTCACCGCTAAAATTCGCGCCAATGCCGACGCCAAAGTTGCCGAAAGCGTCGCTGGCTTCTTTGGCGGTGGCGGCCACCCATACGCTGCTGGTTTTCGCGCCTACGAAGCATATGATACAATCGTGCCAGAACTGATTGGTGCCGTCGATAAAATCTTGAAAGACTACGATAGTCATGCTCATTCTGCATAATACACCGACCAAAAAAGACGAGGTTTTTAAGCCGCTCCAAAAAGAGCGTGTAACGCTGTATACCTGTGGGCCCACCGTGTATAATGCGCCGCATATCGGCAACTGGGTGGCGTATATTCGCTGGGACATCCTTGTTCGCACCCTCATTGCTAATGGTTATACCGTCGAGCGGGTTATGAACATCACCGATGTCGGCCATTTAACCGGCGAAAATGATGGCGACGCCGATCAGGGTGAAGATAAACTACAAAAAGGCGCTCGACGCGAAGGTACTACCGCTTGGGAAGTGGCCAAACGTTACACCCAAGAATTCCTTACGGGCATGCATCAGCTTAACCTTATCACGCCCAACCACATCACCAAAGCCACCGACTTCATCCCGCAACAAATTGCGCTCATCCAAACGCTCAAAGAAAAGGGCTATACTTACCAAATAGATGATGGTATCTATTTTGATACCAGTAAATTCCCACGCTACGCTGATTTTGCTAACCTGCATTTAGCAGCCTTACAAGCTGGCGCACGGGTAAGCGTTAATGAGCAAAAACGAAATGTCAGTGATTTTGCTTTATGGAAATTTAGCCCGAAGAATGAACAGCGCGACATGGAATGGGACACGCCATCTGATATTACTGATGACGGTAAGGCTAGAAAAGGTTTTCCCGGCTGGCATCTTGAATGTTCGGCGATGGCGATGGATATTTTGGGTGAAACCATCGATATCCATACTGGCGGCATTGACCATATTCCGGTACATCACACCAATGAAATCGCTCAAAGCGAAGCTGCAACCGGCAAACCATTTTCGCGCTATTGGCTGCATAATAACCACTTAAAATCGAATGGCACAAAAATAAGCAAGAGTCTGGGTAACGGCTATACGCTCGTCGATATTGCAGAGCGCGGCTTTTCACCCCTCGACTTTCGGATGTTTATTTTGCAGAGTCATTACCGATCTGAGAGTAATTTCACCTGGGAAAATCTTGAAGCTGCCAAGCGACGACTTGAACACTGGCAGAATGTCGCCCGCTTGCGCTGGCAAACCTTTGATACGCTAATTGACGACGACGAAAAAGCCACAAATGCCGCCTCGATCCACCTTATTCAAGCGAAACAAGATGTCCTGAATGCGCTCAATGACGACCTCAACACGCCGATCGCCCTACAAATTATCGATGAAGTATTCTCTGGAGTTGCCAAGCATTCACTCGCTGACACACAGCATCAGGCGCTAGTAGAATTACTTGAAATGCTAGATTCTCTGCTCGGGCTTGAACTACTTGCCAACACACCTGATATCGATGACGAGTTGAAGCAACTTATTCTCGAACGCGAACGCGCCCGCGAACATAAAGACTGGCAGCCAGCCGACGCACTGCGCGACCAGCTTACGCATCAAGGCATTACCTTAAGCGACACCCCGCACGGCGTGGTATGGTCGCATCTGCCAAAACCGGTAAGGGTAGAATAGACACTTGCCGCCCTTTTGTAAATTAACTTTATTCGTTTTACAAGTTTATTCTATTTACCGCTAGCGGCGCAGAACCTACCTGAAATTGTGAATCATAAAAACAGATTCAAAGCGACAATTTTAAGCTTTTTTATCTCGCAACCGAGCCTGGCGATTCTTTTCAAGATAGTACATCAGCAGTACCCGCAAACAGCCGGCAATCGGAATAGAAATTAACCCGCCCAAAATACCAAATAGCGACACGCCAATAGTAATCGCCGCTAAAATCATTAAAGCCGAAAGCTCAACCGTCCGCGATTGAATAGTAGGCGAAATGAAATTGTTTTCAATTTGCTGATAAACGATGAAGTAGATCAGGAAAACAATAGCCGCGCTGACACTGTTTAAGCTAATAAGTATCGCGGCAATCGCGCCACCAATCAGCGGGCCAAACAACGGAATTAACCCGCCAATAAACACAAACGCGGCAGCCGTCATGGCCAGACTTGGTGAAAAATTGAAAATTAAGCTCAAAATCAGCACTGTTATGGCCGCACTGGCAGCAGCCGTGGCCGCCACCAGCAGCTGACCGTTTACGTAACCGGTTACCACGCCGTACATACGATGCATGAGTAGCTGATGTCGCTCAAGGCGCTCTTGATCTCGGTATAATCCCCAGATTTTTGACAACCAACCCGGGCCTTCAACCAGCATGAAGAAGGTCAGAACCAAGATGATTAAGGTAGAAGTAAAGGCGTTAAACACAATACCGACGCCATTGACAAACGACCCACTGAGCGACGATGCAAAGTGCGCCGCTTGATCCTGAGCGTTCTTGAGTGCGTCGTTGTATTGGTCACGGAGGTTGTATTGATCGACAAAATTATCAATGAAAGCCGTTTGCCCACTGAGATTTTTAATAACATCGGGAACAGTTTGGATGAACTTGGCGGTTTGTTCAACCACCGGTGGCACAACCGCAAACACAAACCCAACCAAGAAAAGCACTACCGCAACATAGGCAAGAGCCGTAGCGCCGACTCGGCTTTTACCAGGTAATCGCCGCGAGATATATGATACCGGCGGATTTAAGGCGAGCGCCAAGAAGACGGCAATGCCAATCGTAAGCAGCGCTGCCCGGGCCCAATAAATTAACCCGAGAGCCAGCACAAATGCAATCACCACCAACCAAAACCGCACAAAAGTACGAGTATCAATATCTATTTTTACGTGGCGAGGTGTATTCATCGTACCTTAATAGTAGCTGGTTTATGCCTAATCTGCAATAAAATTACAGATAGCTACAATATCAATGCCACGCGCTAAGCTCATTCGAAGCTACGAGACGATAATCAGACTAATCGCGAGCAGTAGCAGCGACATCGAGGCCACCGCTGCCACCCCGAGGGCGACTTTGGTTGGCTCGTAGGTCGCTTTTGCCTTGTTTTTTTGTGTTGTTGAAGCGTTTTTCATAGCCCTTATTATACATAAACACAAGCATGATGTAAAAATGAGACGATTTCATGCTACCATAAAGCTTATGGAACAGCTACTTAAAAAACTGGAAACAATCTTTAAAGGCGAAATCGCGGTTGATCATTCAACCCGTACCACCTATAGTCACGATGCCAGTATTTTTGAATTAAAGCCTCAGGCGGTCTTATATCCGAAAGGGAGCAAAGACATCAGCGCGTTGGTGCAATTTGTAAATAAGCATAAAACTGCACACCCCGACTTATCAATTACCGCCCGTTCTGGCGGCACCGATATGTCTGGCGGGCCGTTGTCGCAATCACTTGTTATCGATATGACTCGCTATTTTTCGGCCATCAAGGAAGTAACCGGAACCACAGCCCATGTCGAACCAGGCGTGTTTTACCGCGATTTCGACCCAGTAACAATCGCTCATAACGCCCAGCTCGGCTCGGTACCGGCGAGCCGTGATATTTGCACGCTTGGCGGCATGGTGGCCAACAACTCTGGCGGCGAACGATCCTTGCAATACGGTAACACTGAAAATTTCATAACTGAACTCAAAGTTATTTTTGCTGACGGCAAGGAATACACCGTCAAACCGCTCACCAAGCCAGAATTAGTGGCTAAAATGTCACAAGGCGACTTTGAGGGCGAGCTGTATCGCAAAGTTTTTGAACTTATAGAATCCGACTACGACCGTATCACTAAAGCTCGACCGCATACCAGCAAAAATTCAATGGGCTACAATTTATGGGCGGTCTGGGACCGAGACACAGGTATCTTTGATATGACCAAACTCATTGTTGGTTCTCAGGGCACACTCGGCATCGTCACCGACATTAAGTTCAGGCTTGTACCGCGACAGCCGCATAGCGGCCTACTGGTCTGCTTTATGCGCGATACCGACCAACTTGGCGAACTCATCCCAGCCATAATGGCCCATAAACCGGCAACCTTTGAAGGCTTTGACGATATCACCTTTGAACTCGGCATCCGTTATTTCTCGAGCTTTCGTAAAAAACTTGGCACCAAAGAATTCCTACGGGTTCAGGCCAGCCTGCTTCCCGATGTTCTTAAATTTAAACATAACCTGCCGAAATTGGTGCTGATGGTTGAATTTGACGGTCCGACTCCAGGCGAAGTGCTTAAGAAAATCAAGAAGCTGCAAACTGCGTTGAAGCCATTTGACCTAGAAACTGAAATCGATAGTACCGAAGTTGAAAGTAAGAAATTCTGGCTTATCCGACGGGCGAGCTTTAACTTATTGCGGCAAAAGGTGAAGGATAAATACGCCGCGCCGTTCATTGATGACCTGGCAGTCCAGCCGCGATACTTGCCGAAATTCTTACCAGAACTTCGCAAAATTATTGCAAAATACAAACTGCCCGCCACGATCGCTGGCCATTTTGGCGATGGCAACTTTCATATCATTCCACTGATGAGCATCGAAAAGCCCAAAGAGCAAGCCAAACTAGAACCCGCCATGCGCGAAGTGATGGCACTGGTGCTTAAATATCAAGGGACGCTGGCGGGTGAACATAATGACGGCATGATACGCGGCCCGTGGCTCGCCGACATGTTTGGGAAGGAGATGATGGCTCACTTTAAAGCGGTAAAAACTATTTTCGACGACAAAAACATCTTCAATCCACACAAGAAAACCGATGCTTTATGGTCGTTTAGCATGAACCATATCCGTACTTCGGCTCAAGGCTCTTTGATTAAATAGCGATGAGCGGCAGTAAGGGCGCTCTCGCTTTAGCTGCGAGATAGCCGCGACAAATCAGTGCGAATGGCCTTTAATTTCTCGGCCCAGAAAGTGATTTCTTCTAATGCTTTGTTTAAATCGGCGTTTTGCTTGTCATCGGGCGTAAAATCACCGGCTTCATTTACTTGGGTCCAGTAGTTAGGGATAAGGACATGCTCAAATAACGCAAATAATTTTACTTGCACTGCAACACCGCGCAAATGCTCAACAGCGCGTACGCCACCAGCACTTGAGCCATAGCTCACAAACGATACTGGCTTATGATTCCATTCTTTCCAGAGATAATCGATGGCGTTTTTTAACGGTGCCGGGAATGAGTGGTTATATTCGGGCGTGACGATAATAAACCCGTCGGCCTCAGCAATTGTTTTCGCCCAGGCTTTTGTGTGTTTATTTTCGTAGCGGTCGTAGAGGGCTGGTGTTGGTTCGTCCAAAAAGGGGAGGGCAAGTTCGGCGACATCCACTACCGAGAACTCTGCTTTATTACCAAATCGAGCCTTAGCGGTTTGCAGCACCCACTCAGTTGGCTTAACGCCAAAACGCCCGGGTCGATTTGAAGCAGTAATAATTATAATATGAATCATGGCATCCTCCTCGTCATTGCTATACATTGTATAGTAATGTATAATGAAAAGCAATCATGAAAACTGTGTCCTCGGAATTACCTTGCGTGATAGCCGCCACCAAAATTTTGGGCGATAAATGGACGCCGCAACTTATCCGCCAACTGGCTAATAATGGCTCGATGCGGTTTATTTCATTGCAAAGAGCGGTGAAGGGCATTAATCCCCGGACGCTTTCGGCGCGGTTGTCATATCTTGAACATGAAGGCGTGCTGATCCGTAAAACCTACGCCGAGGTCCCGCCGCGTGTAGAATATTCCTTAACCGAAAAAGGCAAAGATCTTTGGCCAATATTAGCCCAAATGGCCGAATGGGGCGCACGACACTACTAGCTTATTAGCACCTCACCGCACCGATCGCAATATGGGCGCAAGATTTCGTAAACAGCCCCATCTCACGCTACAATAAGCATATGGATTTTTACCAAAAGCACTCTTCGGCCATTTTAGAAGAATTTAGTACTACCGAAAACGGCCTATCAGAAAAAGAAGCCGGCCGGCGCCTGGCTCATTACGGCCCGAATGTTATCGAGGTGGTGCGTAAACCTCTGTGGCGAATTATTATTGAGCCATTTGCTAATATGTTTATGGTCGTGCTGATTGTCGCGGCGGTTTTTAGTATTCTTCATGGCGCCGCACTTGATGCGGTTATTATTGGGGTTATTATGGCTATTAGCGCCGCGATTTATTATGTTCAGTACTTTTCAACCGAAAAAATTCTGCGGGATCTTCGCGATCAGTCAATCGAACAGGCCAAAGTGCTGCGTGGCGGCAAACAGCGCGCCATCAGTGCCACCGATCTTGTCATGGGTGACATTATCGTCGTCAATGAAGGACAGAAAATTCCGGCTGACGCTCGGGTGCTCTCTGCCGAGGGCGTGCGGGTAGACGAATCGTTGCTCACTGGTGAATCTGAACCGGTCAGCAAACAGCCGCAACCACTTAAGGGCCAAAAACCGGCTTACGAACAAAGTAATATTTTATTCCAGGGCTCATTTGTGGTTAGCGGTGAGGCAACAGCGGCGGTCGTCAGAACGGGTAATCAGACCGAATTCGGCCGAATCGCCGCTCTTTCAACTCGCACCGACATCGAAAGCCCGGTTCAGAAAAAAATCGATGCTCTGCTCACCCAAATTATCATAATGGTGGTCATTGTTTCGATTATCGTTTTTATTTTAAGCATGCAGCGCGGCATCGAGGTCGGCGAGGCGATACGATTTATTCTTACCCTGGCTGTTTCGGCGGTGCCAGAAGGCTTACCGGTGGCAATTACCGTTATTTTGGTCCTGGGCATGCGCCGTTTAGCGAAGCAAAAAGCTCTTATTCGGAACATGGCTGCTATTGAAACGCTTGGCGTGGTGACCACCGTAGCTACTGATAAAACCGGCACTCTGACAAAAAATATCCTCACGGTTCAAAAAACCTGGCAGTTACCGCATGCAAACGATGCGCTTAATGAAATCCTACCTTACACAGTCAATCAAACAAAAGGCCGCTTGCACGACCCGCTCGATATTGCCTTTGCTGTGCATGCAAAAAGCACGAAGCGTTCCGTGCCTGATACGCACGCTTTAGTTGCCTCGCTGCCGTTTGATCATCGTTTCGCAATGAGCGGCAATCTTTGGCAGCATGGAACAACTTTTAGTGCCTATATTAAAGGTGCGCCCGAACACATCCTGGGGAAAACGAGCCTCAACAAAACCGAAACCCAGCAGGTACTCGCGGCGCTCGAAGAATTAACCGGCGAAGGCAATCGGGTGATTGCCTTCGCAAAGCTGCAGCGCGCCACACGCCACACCACCCTCGAAACTTTACCCGATAAACTGATATTTATTGGGCTAGTAGCAGTGGCCGACGTCCTTCGCCCAGAAGCCAAACCAGCGGTACTTGCTGCGAAAGAAGCGGGTATTCAAGTACAGATGATCACTGGCGACCATGTTGAAACCGCCTATCGAATTGCCCAGC is from Verrucomicrobiia bacterium and encodes:
- a CDS encoding cation-transporting P-type ATPase, with translation MDFYQKHSSAILEEFSTTENGLSEKEAGRRLAHYGPNVIEVVRKPLWRIIIEPFANMFMVVLIVAAVFSILHGAALDAVIIGVIMAISAAIYYVQYFSTEKILRDLRDQSIEQAKVLRGGKQRAISATDLVMGDIIVVNEGQKIPADARVLSAEGVRVDESLLTGESEPVSKQPQPLKGQKPAYEQSNILFQGSFVVSGEATAAVVRTGNQTEFGRIAALSTRTDIESPVQKKIDALLTQIIIMVVIVSIIVFILSMQRGIEVGEAIRFILTLAVSAVPEGLPVAITVILVLGMRRLAKQKALIRNMAAIETLGVVTTVATDKTGTLTKNILTVQKTWQLPHANDALNEILPYTVNQTKGRLHDPLDIAFAVHAKSTKRSVPDTHALVASLPFDHRFAMSGNLWQHGTTFSAYIKGAPEHILGKTSLNKTETQQVLAALEELTGEGNRVIAFAKLQRATRHTTLETLPDKLIFIGLVAVADVLRPEAKPAVLAAKEAGIQVQMITGDHVETAYRIAQQLGIATHRNEVFDSRKLNELSDKELVQLVGKINVFARVVPEQKYRILSALKAHGVPAMTGDGVNDVPALANANVGIAMGSGSQIAKDAGDMVLLDNNFKSIVSALKEGRVIFSNIRRMLFYLLTTTTGEILTMIGALLIGLPLPVAPVQILWINLVTDTALVIPLGLEPGEKHIMKQRPRRPGAPLLNRYLVSRLLLTAATMAVVALIIFQLFMQSHGVAAAQTFTFTALVVMQWANALNARRELQSIFGRGEASNKKFYIGLGIAASLQLLALFGPLQPVLHVVQVPPLMLFVTSLVAASAVIAVSELHKYFGRHHLKLHG